Below is a genomic region from Gasterosteus aculeatus chromosome 2, fGasAcu3.hap1.1, whole genome shotgun sequence.
tcattgtctttcgccacgcttgttcttgtctttcgtcttagatgtccgtagtttcttgcctgtgtgcttttgcccccggttcctgtgttttttgaccttttgactattaaagtcttttgtttcggagaagtctgcatttgagtcctgccttccacccgcaccccctgacagaatgacgcgaccaaagaaggactcagcagagttttttcccctggaagacttcaggggaacccgtctggcaatgggcggtccacggagtctccagcgggctgctcgtaatgggggaaaggtcctcccgggggttccagctgggtacctgtactactccgtctccccatctggagccctcagtaggcatctgggtcaccatccgccgcccaccacatggtccctagaggaggaggccatttcgtggtcgtccggcggcgattcttcctgggagcgggtgatggaccttgcggtccggctccaggctacctacggtccccacgctcggccgccgcgcacagtgtccagcgcggggccgcagcaacatcccgaccctgctcggtcgcagcgcacaacgtccagcgctgggccgcagcagatccccgtcccggcctcccgacccaagcccatgacccccgagccgacgctccgatccaggtccacgacccccgagccgacgctccgatccaggtccacgacccccgagccagagccacgatccatgcccccgacccccgagccagcgccacgatccatgcccccgacccccgagccagcgccacgatccattcccccgacccccgagccagcgccacgatccattcccccgacccccgagccagcgccacgatccatgcccccgacccgaccggtaccggccccacgatccatgcccccgacccgaccggtaccggccccacgatccatggccctgacccgaccggtaccggccccacgatccatggccctgacccgaccggtaccggccccacgatccatgcccccgaccggtaccggccccacgatccatgccgcCAAGCTACGGCCCATTTTACCTGGTCGTCTTTTATAATGATTcatttcaggaaacatttattagccaaaatatgtcaaacatacaaggaatttgtcttggcgattcGTCTTTAACAACCGTTGTCAAAATAGAACCACTTGCACGTTTCATGATTTGAATTGTGCGGCTTGTCAATGCAGGAAAAAGTAAGACGTCGCAGATTGGGGGTAAATTGCCATTCAAGATGTGAGATATTGAGAAATCGTTGGTAGTTCCGCAGAATGATTtttggactttcaaaataaaagtcgatTCATGTTATGATGTCAACTCTCTCACCCGTTATTCGCCTGTTATTACCGATGCTGTCCCTCCAAAATGTAACGCGCGGACCATTTGCAAACACTTCTATTGGAAAAGTGACGCCAGTCGTGCGTcagatttgtaaatagttattATAGGGTGAATTTAGACAAGTTTATCACGAGGAATCCCGTTATGTCGAGCTCATGTTTACGAAATTAAATGCACACCAGTTAGCTAGCAGGCAGCCAACGTCAACAGGCCCGTCGCCAGTAGCGCATAACCTTAACTAGCCAGCTACTTCGGCGTTGCTGTTGAATGGagcaaatcttggtttgaaagATACCCGAACAACCGCACATTCAGAGAAATGGACGATGATTTAATTACTTCTATACTTAAACCCGCTGAGCGAGTGCAGGAGTCGGTGCTAACACATTAGCTAGTGGACGTTAGCTAGGTAAAACTAGCATGGTCGACTGTTGCTAAACAACTTCTGTAGCTAATTACGCGATTTTGAAGGGAATGGTTTGCAGAGCTGGCAGAGATATTCACTAAATAACACGTGTATGCGTATGTAGCTGTACTTAAAAGCCCGAGGACTGAAAACGATGATATTAGCCGGTGAGCAGGTGAAATGGTTATATAAACCTGATGTTTGCGCAGCGGTATTATGGCACACCGGAAGTTCGATATAATAtcataaattataataatatatagcaTAACATAACAATAtgttttgttattaaaaatattatgtattttatcaATTCTCTGATAGAAGCAAATGTATCCTTGAAAGATACTGTGTACTTTTCacctggtttaaaaaataatttcgtGGGTTAAAAAAGAATCTCTTCATTATAACTACATTATTGAGGGTTAGTTAAATTACTCGTTGGATATTGTTGCTCCTTGTCAGCTACATGTATATAATCAAAGCCACAGAAGGGACCTCGGAACTTTCTTTACAGACTCAAAATGATCAACGAAATATTATGAACCATCTACTACCCCCTGCCGCGTAGGTAATTCATTGTGTAGAAATGCATGTGAATTTGCCAAATAGCAgcattgcttttttaaatgtatcacaGCCGATTCAGAAGCCTCATACAAAGTTATATTACATTCGACGCAATCACATCTTTGGGAGTATAGTGAAAATCTATACAACACAATGGTATTTCTGCTTTTGAATATTATCGGCACAGGATATGATAAAACCTAAGATAAACAAATCACGCGGAGCATAAAATGCCCTTTATCATTGAGAAAGAGTCATGTGAGAGAAGTTGAAGTGCAACCGTGAATTTATGAGAGGCTGACCTGTGAACACATTAACCCACGACCAAGGTTGTCATTCCAAGCAGCAGCCTCCTTCAGTAACAGTTGTGGCTTTTAAAGGGGGCAGCAGAGCTTCTCGGCAAGTCAAGTGTTTGCGACACATACAGGTGAGcaccatttacatttatttggaaCTGGGGATTTCTTCTTTCAGTGACAACCATCAAATCACTGGTTTTGAGTCTTGTGGTCTGATTTAGCTGTCTACCAATTAAACGCTGTGAATACTTGTCTGACATGATTCATTTACACCTAAATTAATTAGATTAacacttttgtacattttatttaatcaaattatcGACGTGTGCTTATTTTTTATGTCCTTTTTACAACGGTTACCAACATTAAATTCCCTTTAATCTGAATAATCTCGAGACATAATGATACCACATTCTACTCAACATCTCCTTTGTCCCCGTAGACGAGGGGACGTTACAGTGCTTAGTGGACGGCGATTCCAGGCAGTAGAGAAACctcagaggaggggaaaggttACTTCCCTCATGGAGTCAAACAGTGTCGCTAGCGTGCAATATGATCGGTGGAACGAGGACAACATCAACATGAACGTAGAGCCAACCCAGTCTCCTGCGATGAGGTAAGACAAAGAGGCAGCAACGATCCAACTTTTTCTGATGCTGCAGGAGGACATACGCAGAGACAGTGGGACTAAACTCATGTTTAAgtttaaaagagtaaaaaaagatttatttcaagtcacaaaatatcacatttgcTTTTATAGCTGGtaaacttttaaacatttacagtcGCAATGAAGGGACTATATGgtcatgaaataataataagaattacCTCAGTTGACCTAACGCTGTCTGattagagtctctctctctctctccctctgttgcaCTTACAGGATCTACAACAGAGTGTGTAACGGCCGCATGGGAGTCGTAGTGAAGACCGCAGGAGCTTCGGCTGCGctggtctttgtttacatcctgGGATACCTCACAGGATACTACGTCCACACGTGCTCAGGCTGAAGACCTGTCTGGAGAGAATAGCGCTGAAACTGTTTTGATAAACCAAAAATGTTaaacatgatgaaaaaaatcacaaaagagGGGCCATGTagcactcatcatcatcagcatcatcatctctGTCTTCTTAGCCTCTTTGTCATCAGAGCACTCAGTTTGTCAGTATCTGGGTCTCCAGAGCAGAGGTCATTTCTTCACAGAGCCTTGCATCATGTCGAAGCCTGACTGCCACCACCAGCATTGGCTTAATATTTTCTCTATGGCTGGCTCACTGCTGCAGGTGTTCCAGCGGGTTGAGCGGTTGAAGTCATTTGATTATGTTGATCTCTAATGGAACATCTTCAATTTTCAGTATCATGGAATGTATTCAAATAAAGTATTTGGTTTCTTTAAGCATTACCAATTTCCGTGATGTCAATAATACAGCTATACCCCTGTTTGGTTACCAAATCACACAACTGACCAAATCCTAACActgatctttaaaaacaaatcttgagTCTTCTGTCTGATCTGTTCTGTGCAAATGGCAGATTATGTAAACAGTCACAGAATGGCATATTACTAACCAAATAATTAGCTCATAGCATCAAGTAAAAACATCTCAGCCTACAGCATGAGAATATGAGGCTCAGCTGGGTGATTAAGTTCATTGCCATTTTTGTAATATCAACTCAACAGTATCTACTCAAATTCACGTTTACAGTCTTTGATTACCCTGTTATCACGAAGGACACCTTTTATAATGAGGAAGCAAAAAGAACTGCagtagcaataaaaaaaagtctagaGAGCCTAAGAACAGAGTCcagtaaatacaaatgttgtcTGTCTATTTTTTTATCTAAGTCTCACAATACCAATTTAAACCAAAGAGGTGTTTGAAATATGAGTGTGATGCTGAAGGCTTGCCCTACTTCATTAGGTAATTTGGAAACAGATGTAATAATTGAACTAGCATTGGCACTGtcttttccccaaaatatttaaaataaaataataatatatttgttttgattaaacaTAAGCTGTTATGGGTAGCAGGAATcaatatcaaaatgaaataaataaatacatttgatattaTATTCAATAAAACTTTAATTTCAGACTGAAGGTCCAGAtagtaaaaacagtaaaaaaaaaaaaaaagataaagaagaagaagatatcGATTTTCATGCAATAAATTACCAATAAAAACGTTAAAATGATAACTGGTGTACGGGAGAACGGGCCATGACATGCATTTACATAGTTATCATTGCAGAACCTAAGCAGACTTTATATTATTTACTCTTTTAtactcagtgctgtagtggtaaaattagaggtgggtaaactctgaattttttttgatcatacagacctcgacgcaatgcgaagcaacgcaacacaaagcgtcgcgactctgtaaggatgtttttttcacattgagaactgacttgttttctaatctacgcgtcaccaggcgtttttcttgtccttttaccgtgcacaacCGGCGAACACAGAGCGGGCGACCCGACGGTCCTCACCTCTTTCTCCGCCTCCCACCTCTTTGGTCACTTAATTGTGATCTTTTCAATATTTCAACCAGATTGTtagtattttacacatttttacattttaaacactatTGCCAAACcacttatatatattaatgatcAATGCTCTTTGGTCCTTATTATTGAAGATGGTTCCACAGTTATGGGAAATAGGAGATGGACTTGTAGCTCTTGGGACTTGGGATCATGCCAGTCTGCACTGATCAATGAACCCTCAGCGGTGCATTAAATGAAGACAGCAGCTAATTTCAGGTATAGATGGATGATTGCCTCTTCTGTATCTGGCTTTCAAAGCCCTCTCGCTGGACCAAGGAGGAGGGCAGCTTGACCTGGGGAGTTCACATAAGGTCTTctacttcagaagaaaaaaacagaacattagagGGAATGAGCCCATGCAAGTAAACAGCACCTAACAGGACACCCTGACCTTAgcactgtgaaccaatgttATTACTAAATACTTGAATGAATGGACGATATTGAGCGACAATAcgaaagagatttaaaagatTGTTGCTTGCACAGTAATGTGGAAACATTTAGTATGCCTGAGAAGACCAATTGTGTattaagatgaagaataaaattGAATCAGCCACATTCGACTCATATGAGCATCATGATAATCATTCAATAGGTCTGGAAAGTAACTTCCCCAGTTGTAAAATCGAATTGGGCGTTAGTTTGGGAGTTTTTCTGTTTATAAATTAGCTTTATCTAATCAATTGTTCCTTTATAAATTTTTGTAtaattatagtttttttttaactggacaGGACAGGATACAGAACATAACCAGATTTTGTTTCTGACTAATTTTCTAAAACATATGTTGATGaggtttttgtgttcattttatagAAGTTGCTAAAAGAAGGTGTTTCAATGCTTCTTTTGTATCACCAAGACTGACATCTGGAGGATAAAACCATGAGCTGCAAGTGTTTcagacttcttttctttttggaattctgaggaatttgttttttggaaacaCTAATGAaccccttgcgtgtcctttgcgtgccttttcacacctccttgcgtgcgtcgacccatttttccaagcgacgcaagcctcccgcagcgcaccaggttgcgattggtccgctaactacgtgcTTTACGGAGTcacacatttccgttttcatagcacaataccgccattattaaaacgaagaatgtttacgagagaacggaccagattgaagaacttttgtcggaggaaATGCGTAAGTATGaccgcttgtacaagccgtcattggggactataaggacgcgcggatggcctctgattcatggagggagatctccgcaaacgtcggtttgccgttCGAGAGGtgtacaaagttgtggaggtgAATTCTTTAGCTAAAATCCCTAAAccaaaacccattcattctctaTGGTAGTGCTAAACCACTACGGATGTAATATATCTTTGACCAACGGGGGCGCTGTTGTGCGGACCGAGCGTTTGCCCGGATGTAAAGCGTTTCTCCGGACATTCTCCGTCAGTCTACCCGGGAAAGAGCACCGAAGTGACGGTGCACCGTCGTCGGACCTC
It encodes:
- the LOC144383401 gene encoding uncharacterized protein LOC144383401 produces the protein MTRPKKDSAEFFPLEDFRGTRLAMGGPRSLQRAARNGGKVLPGVPAGYLYYSVSPSGALSRHLGHHPPPTTWSLEEEAISWSSGGDSSWERVMDLAVRLQATYGPHARPPRTVSSAGPQQHPDPARSQRTTSSAGPQQIPVPASRPKPMTPEPTLRSRSTTPEPTLRSRSTTPEPEPRSMPPTPEPAPRSMPPTPEPAPRSIPPTPEPAPRSIPPTPEPAPRSMPPTRPVPAPRSMPPTRPVPAPRSMALTRPVPAPRSMALTRPVPAPRSMPPTGTGPTIHAAKLRPILPGRLL